In Methanomassiliicoccus sp., the sequence GAGCTGGTACAGGGGCTGGATGACGACATACATAGCTCCCGCCTGCCCGATAGTGCCCTCCACCGCATGACCGTTCGCGGTCAGGAACAACCCTACTAGTGCCACCGGTATGGTGACAGCCAGGCCGCCCAGGGGACCGGCGATGCCTATGTCCACCAGGGCCCGGCGGCTAGGCATGGGGTCGCGCATGGAGATGAACGCCCCGAACGTTCCGAACGGGGGAATGGATGGGATGAAGTAAGGCAGGGAAGCGTCCACTTTGTGTCGCTTCGACATGAAGTAGTGCGACAGCTCGTGGATGCCCAGGATGGCCATGAGGGGGATGGCGAAGAACACCGCCCCGTTCAGGATGTTATCCACGGTGAGAAACTCAGGAGAGCCAGAGTAGTCGGACCACAGCAGCATGCCTGCCAGGGTGGTGGTCAGGAAGGTGATCACGAGCAGGGAACGGTTGATCCACAAGTTGCGCTTCTTTCCTTGGGGAAGGCGCATAACGGTGACGGCGTGCTCCCCTCCCGAATAACTGATGATGGGCACGAACCCCTTGGCCTTCATGTCCTGGCGAAGGCTTTCGAAGTTCGACTCCAGCATGGTCTCGTCGGGTCGGACCAGCATCTTCACGGACTCGTAGCTGACCTTCACATCGTAGATGGAGAAATATTTCGCCACCATCGAGCGGACCAGCTCCACATCGGCCGTGATATCATTGGCTAGCATCATTTCTCATTACACCTATTCAGAATATAACCCTTATGAACAAAGGAGCATGGAAGATAACCGAATGGGTCGTCAAATCCCAGGATAAGTTTCTATTATTCCTGGTCCGTTGAGGATAGTGATATGCTGTACGAGGAGCTTGACCAAGAGACCCGCCGATGGATGCTCATCGAGCACAAGGCCGAGGAGGAGAGCAATCCCTACAGGAGCCCCAACCTGTCACCTCTTGGCAAGGAGCGGTTTCAGGTCCTGATGGAGGAAGCGCTGTCCGCAGGCAACGATGTGACCCTGGCTCAGGCCCTGAGCCCCAAGGAGATGTGGGCGGAGTATGAGCCCTCACCCCTGGGAGGCATAAGGAGGACCGAGCCGGAAAGAGCGGCCAAGACCCTGGCCAGGATGGAGTTCAACACCTGGTACGTCCGTGGTCTATGCCGCCGTCTAACAGAGGAGGGCGAGACCATGGTCCAGATATACCGGGCGGAGGCGGCGGACGCTCCCGGAGATACTTGCGACGCCTATGAGAACATGTTCCTGGAGATCCGTTTCCTTTACAATGGACATAGGATAAAGTACTGGCCGGTACGAAACGATAGGGCCTTCTCGGTCCCCTGCGGCCCCCAGTGCCGTCACTCGGTTCGCCGCATATCCTCAAGCGCAAAGGCCATGATCGAGCTTGAGGAGAGGCAGTTCGGAGCGGCCTTCAGGCGGCCTGGCCCCTGACGAAGGGTTATTATATTGACCTTATTAATCGGGCCCCTGTGAACCGGTTCATCCAGCTGTTCCGAGTGGGCAATTGCATCATGGGGGTGGTGGGCCTCCTCCTGGCCATGTTGGTGGCGGCGGGGACGAACATTGTGGACGACCCCATGGTCATCCTGATCTCCTCCGGCGTGGTGTTCCTGTTCATCATCGGGGGCAACTCCCTCAACGATTATTTGGACCGGGATGTGGACAAGCTTGCCCATCCTGAGCGGCCTCTGCCCTCTGGAAGGATGAGACCCGAGACAGCGCGGAACATCTCCATCGCTGCGTTCATCCTCTCCCTGGCCCTCTCCGTCCTGCTTTGGGACGTGGCCTCGTTCCTCATCGTGGTGTCGGCAGTTGCCATCATGCTGGCATATGAACTCAGGACCAAGAAGATGGGGCTCGCCGGCAACCTCTCCATAGCCTGGCTGACAGGCGCGCTCTTCCTCCTGGGAGGAGCGGTTACAGGCAGGATAGAGGCTACTGTGGCCTTCGCCTTCATGGCCTTCCTGGCGACCCTGGGGAGGGAGATAGTCAAGGACGTCCAGGACATGAGCTCGGACTTCGACCGGAGGACCCTGCCCCAGACCATAGGGGCGAGGAAGGCGGGGGCGGTGGCCAGCGCGGCCTTCCTGGTGGCGGTGCTGCTGTCCTTCGAGCCGTTCATCACCGGCCGCTTCGGCCTGGCGTATCTGGTGGCGGTGCTGTTCGCGGATGCAATTTTTATATACTGCTCCATTGTTCATTTCCGAAATCCCAAGCAGGGGCAGCGTTGGGCCAAGTACGGAATGTTGATGGCACTGGTGGCGTTCTTGCTAGGAGGTTTGTTGTTATGACCGTCGATGAGTTGCTTAGGAACAAGCTCACAAAGGGCAGTCTGCATATGACCCTGATCGATCCTGCCAAGCAGGAACCCTCCCAGGCCGGAAGCATCGGTAAGGAGGCGTGCCAGCTGGGCACAGACGCCATCATGGTAGGAGGATCGACCGATGTTACCCAGCAGAATCTCGACGAGACAGTGCGGGCCATAAAGGCCAACGTCGATGTTCCGGTCATCTACTTCCCATCAGGGGCTCACGCCATATCGCCACATGCGGATGCCATCTATTTCATGAGCATGCTGAACTCCCGTAACCTGAAAATGGTAATGGGGGAGCAGGTGCAGGGAGCCCCTGTCGTCAAGATGTTGAAGCTGGAGCCCTTGTCGATGGGCTACATCATCGTGGCCCCGGGAATGAAGGTGGGGGAAGTGGGGCAGGCTGATGTGATACCGCGGGACAGCCCCAAGACCGCCGTGGCCTACGCTCTTGCGGCGCAATTCCTGGGTATGCGGTACGTATACCTGGAGGCGGGAAGCGGAGCCCCGGAACCGGTCCCTGAGGATATGATCAGGGCAGTGCGCGCAGCCATCGATGTCCCTCTCCTAGTGGGTGGGGGCATCAGGGATGCGGAGACCGCGGCCCGGGTCAAGGCTGCGGGAGCCAATATTGTGGTGACGGGCACAGTGGTGGAGGAGGGGCATTCCATGAGCCGCCTCCAGGAGATAATCGAAGCCATCCACTTGTGATGATATCATAGAAGGCCGAGAAGCATCTCGTGGATCCGGGAGTCCTCGGACAGCTCCGGGTGGAAGCTCAGCCCGATGAGGTTGTCCTGTCGCACCATAACTATCCTGCCTGCATGGGTCGATAGGACCTCGCACCTGCCCCAGATCCTATTTATTACAGGTGCGCGGATGAACACTCCGGGAAAGGGTGCGTCCAATCCTTTTACCTCCAAGGGAGCTTCGAAGCTCTCCCTCTGCCGCCCGAAGGCGTTACGGTCAACGGCAATGTCCACAAGCTCAAGAAGCTCCGTCCCGGTCTTGTGCACTTCGTCGTCGCCCTCCTTGGCCAGAAGTACACATCCTGCGCAGGTACCCATGATGGGCATGCCCTCCCTCGCCCTGTTGACAATTTGGTCATGTAGACCATGACGGCTCAATAGCTTGGAGATGGCAGTGCTCTCCCCGCCCGGTATTATGAGGCAGGAGACCTGCTCCAGCTCCTCCAGTCGCCTGACGGTGATAACGCTGCCTCTACGCCCATTGTTCGCAACAGCCCTCTCCAAGGACCGCACATGCTCAGGGAAAGCTCCCTGGACGGCGATCACGCCTGCCTTCATGAGGAGGCGTCAGCAATGACCTTGGTCAATAACATTTCGCCTTCAGGCTCAATCACGGTCATGGGTAGGTGTGAAAGGATTGCCCCCATTGTCTTCTGACGAAAAAATGGATGAATAAAGGAGTTTCAGGGCTCAGGGGATGTCTCAGCCCCGGAGGCCATTCCCACTTGGAAAGGTCACTTTCTAGACATAACCTCGGCCATCACTCGTGACAGTTGGTCTCCAAGATAGGGTTTGAGGAGCCTTGCCGAGAACCCTTGCGACTCCAGTTCCTCGGCGGGAGGCATATCTCCCTTGGGGCCGGTGGCGATGAGACGGGCCTGCGGGATCTGCTCCCAGATCCTGTTCGCCACCTGCTGTCCAGGTGTGCCCTCGCCGTTGACATAGTCCATGATGACCATGTCAAAGGGCTCGTGGATATCCACAGCCTGCTTGCATAGGATTATGGCCTCTTCCTCGTCACGGGCGATCTCCACCTTGTAGCCCAAGTACTGCAGGAGGTCCCCTATG encodes:
- a CDS encoding UbiA family prenyltransferase; translated protein: MNRFIQLFRVGNCIMGVVGLLLAMLVAAGTNIVDDPMVILISSGVVFLFIIGGNSLNDYLDRDVDKLAHPERPLPSGRMRPETARNISIAAFILSLALSVLLWDVASFLIVVSAVAIMLAYELRTKKMGLAGNLSIAWLTGALFLLGGAVTGRIEATVAFAFMAFLATLGREIVKDVQDMSSDFDRRTLPQTIGARKAGAVASAAFLVAVLLSFEPFITGRFGLAYLVAVLFADAIFIYCSIVHFRNPKQGQRWAKYGMLMALVAFLLGGLLL
- a CDS encoding geranylgeranylglyceryl/heptaprenylglyceryl phosphate synthase, with product MTVDELLRNKLTKGSLHMTLIDPAKQEPSQAGSIGKEACQLGTDAIMVGGSTDVTQQNLDETVRAIKANVDVPVIYFPSGAHAISPHADAIYFMSMLNSRNLKMVMGEQVQGAPVVKMLKLEPLSMGYIIVAPGMKVGEVGQADVIPRDSPKTAVAYALAAQFLGMRYVYLEAGSGAPEPVPEDMIRAVRAAIDVPLLVGGGIRDAETAARVKAAGANIVVTGTVVEEGHSMSRLQEIIEAIHL
- the pdxT gene encoding pyridoxal 5'-phosphate synthase glutaminase subunit PdxT, which codes for MKAGVIAVQGAFPEHVRSLERAVANNGRRGSVITVRRLEELEQVSCLIIPGGESTAISKLLSRHGLHDQIVNRAREGMPIMGTCAGCVLLAKEGDDEVHKTGTELLELVDIAVDRNAFGRQRESFEAPLEVKGLDAPFPGVFIRAPVINRIWGRCEVLSTHAGRIVMVRQDNLIGLSFHPELSEDSRIHEMLLGLL